One window of Papaver somniferum cultivar HN1 chromosome 9, ASM357369v1, whole genome shotgun sequence genomic DNA carries:
- the LOC113311664 gene encoding DEAD-box ATP-dependent RNA helicase 21-like, producing MQGSYAREACRASYYRRHAGPVIRIYVRRHAGPVMEIDAYHKIKERKRKFAPYKIQGFTTPREIVRQTARRADSVSNSQQRRRRKAERNKIEVQSAPAIPIGNRHGQNRAHDRALDRDQDRDHAHNRSLNRGRDRDRFRDKTPDLNLRRESQPVIDKEGMDVDGENPQVQGNKGHGFGNPSRRNDDRQDLQDGRTETLSTEEKLLLNRLNELEKENALLRLERENQSRPRSGNLNNQRGGSV from the exons atgcagggaagttATGCcagggaggcatgcagggccAGTTACTACAGGAGACATGCAGGGCCAGTAATTAGAATTTATGtgaggaggcatgcagggccagTTATGGAAATTGATGCCTACCACAAAATTAAAGAAAGGAAACGGAAATTCGCACCATATAAAATACAGGGGTTCACAACCCCAAGAG AAATAGTCAGACAGACTGCACGAAGGGCCGATTCTGTTAGCAATTCCCAACAGCGCAGGAGACGCAAAGCTGAAAGGAACAAAATTGAGGTTCAGTCAGCTCCAGCAATACCCATTGGAAATAGACATGGTCAAAATCGTGCTCATGACAGAGCCCTAGATCGTGATCAAGATCGTGATCATGCTCATAACAGATCCCTGAATCGTGGACGAGATCGAGATCGTTTCCGTGACAAAACTCCAGATCTGAATCTGAGAAGGGAAAGCCAACCAGTGATCGATAAAGAAGGAATGGATGTTGATGGGGAAAACCCACAAGTTCAAGGAAACAAAGGGCATGGGTTCGGCAACCCGTCTAGGAGGAATGACGATCGACAGGACCTGCAAGATGGTCGCACCGAGACTCTTAGTACAGAGGAAAAACTGTTACTCAATCGGCTGAATGAGTTGGAGAAGGAGAACGCTCTCCTGAGATTAGAACGTGAAAATCAGTCTCGACCTAGGTCTGGTAATCTGAACAACCAGAGGGGTGGGTCTGTATAG
- the LOC113311665 gene encoding uncharacterized protein LOC113311665: MRSKAHIPEDRDYEQEDSTSDGDISTITDAHLCKMIEKVMSKRRSIEEKIDRLHRIAGVPFKLNIREFRPEMNFQVPKLPEFDEKTDDPYQHVLHYQTAMTLWQYSDELMCKMFPQSLTGGAAYQYDQRGVYGSLVKRPANTLEELYDRAEEYARVEDDFKARETRDVNRSSNHPNEGKKDKSKNRASGHHNDRGEVREKNQGERLETGYQKYHDMKIEVQRMINAGKIQEYVKKDFGKVPGQFGITHVINAHVINVSHARIHSMTRRASEDETRTKLRQLKEWYLTNHIDFVSGNGAEIRELGCTKIEFSEADMICVYTPHNDVIVITAWIGMFRVHRILVDTGSSVSVLFSGAYSSMNLPHDLIEEDENPIGGFSGEVTKKIGKVKIPIIVADKSVLGNFLLLDCRSPYNAIVGRDWLHEIGAVTSSYHQCLKFIAPEGVVKVRSDHMAAHKCHESAMDEYKKSEVIGNQIMRVEQK; this comes from the exons ATGAGATCTAAAGCTCATATTCCAGAGGACCGAGACTATGAGCAGGAAGACAGTACCTCTGATGGTGACATAAGCACAATTACAGATGCTCACCTTTGCAAGATGATCGAGAAGGTAATGTCGAAAAGGCGCTCCATAGAGGAAAAGATAGACAGGTTGCATCGAATCGCAGGAGTTCCTTTCAAACTGAACATCAGAGAATTCCGTCCGGAAATGAATTTTCAAGTTCCCAAGCTGCCAGAATTCGATGAGAAAACTGATGATCCATATCAGCATGTTTTACACTATCAAACTGCCATGACTCTGTGGCAGTACAGCGATGAGTTGATGTGCAAGATGTTTCCACAGTCACTGACTGGTGGAGCA GCATACCAGTATGATCAAAGGGGTGTGTACGGTTCTTTGGTCAAGAGACCAGCAAATACTTTGGAAGAATTGTATGATCGAGCAGAAGAATACGCTCGAGTGGAGGATGACTTCAAAGCTCGAGAGACGAGAGATGTTAACAGATCATccaatcatccaaatgaggggAAGAAAGACAAGTCAAAGAACCGTGCGAGTGGACATCATAACGATAGAGGTGAAGTTCGAGAGAAAAACCAAGGTGAACGCCTGGAAACTGGATATCAGAAATATCATGATATGAAG ATCGAGGTCCAGCGAATGATAAACGCTGGAAAGATACAAGAGTACGTGAAAAAGGATTTCGGGAAAGTCCCTGGACAGTTTGGCATAACACATGTGATTAACGCACATGTGATTAACGTCAGCCACGCCAGGATCCATTCAATGACCAGGCGGGCATCGGAAGATGAGACCAGGACAAAACTCAGGCAGTTAAAAGAATGGTACTTGACAAATCATATTGATTTTGTCAGTGGAAATGGAGCAGAAATTCGGGAGCTTGGATGCACAAAGATCGAGTTCTCTGAAGCAGACATGATATGTGTATATACTCCACACAATGATGTTATCGTTATAACTGCTTGGATTGGCATGTTTCGTGTACACCGGATTCTAGTGGATACAGGAAGCTCAGTGAGCGTGCTCTTTTCAGGAGCTTATTCCTCTATGAATCTCCCACACGACTTGATCGAGGAGGATGAAAATCCAATTGGCGGTTTCAGTGGCGAAGTTACAAAGAAGATTGGAAAAGTAAAGATACCTATAATAGTGGCTGACAAGTCCGTTTTAggcaatttcttgttgcttgattGTCGATCTCCCTACAATGCGATTGTAGGACGAGACTGGCTGCATGAGATCGGTGCAGTCACATCATCATATCATCAATGTTTGAAGTTTATTGCCCCTGAAGGAGTCGTGAAAGTTAGGAGTGACCATATGGCCGCCCACAAGTGTCACGAGAGTGCTATGGACGAGTACAAGAAGTCAGAAGTTATCGGGAACCAAATCATGCGAGTCGAGCAGAAATAG